A genomic segment from Zerene cesonia ecotype Mississippi chromosome 7, Zerene_cesonia_1.1, whole genome shotgun sequence encodes:
- the LOC119828362 gene encoding unconventional myosin-IXb isoform X1 translates to MLLPDQTYEVAAPAAHAANAAHAVPTAAAADAPTSASLAVLLRAHRVRPDFFCAYRSRRHSRRSSRMVEEEKEKRSPSEPRPLARSQRRARHRNDASSSNEAVHLQRRLLSLSSELVTLRNHLHVGGAAGAAGAAGAAGAAGAAGAAGAGGAASSGQPAVPPRAPLLLPPPAPAPPHQSHPPPPPPEARWRSAAGPAGPVGPAGPAGGAAPSAPAGCDVDDLIHLRGPLTEDALVRALQTRFYHNKFYTSVGPIVVAMNAYTDASNALTPGAARAQRPELARLVHDAVRHQADTGCPQAIILSGVSGSGKTYASMVLLRRLFDVAGGGPETDAFKHLAAAFTVLRSLGTAATHANSHSSRIGHFIEVQVTDGALYRTKIHCYFLDQTRVVRPPAGERNYHIFYQMLAGLSADERSQLHLDGYSPQDLRYLSSSVSRRADADDSARFQAWKSCLGVLGIPFLDVVRVLAAVLLLGNVTFTDTADGTAEPSGEAELAAAGALLGVGAAALVRGLGTRGAARGRALVRAPASAAAAAAARDALAKALYCRTVATIVRRANSLKRLGSTLGTLSSDSNESVHQDAASRRASTAGSGARGRAGARSMAALNDAVRHATDGFVGILDMFGFEDAAPSRLEHLCANLCAETMQHFYNTHVFKSSAESCREEGVSGALEVEYVDNVPCIDLVSSLRTGLLAALDAECAARGSPEQYVARIKTAHRGHPRLGEARPPHPRRFAVRHYAGEVTYDATDFLDANRDSVPDDLLAAFDTRACEFGFATHLFGAELKALSAAGGPSGAQFRASPTAAGASAAPPPGAPLSGASTLTQDFHTRLDNLLRTLVHARPHFVRCLRANATEAPMLFDRSTVATQVRALQILETVQLMANGYPHRMRFRAFGGRYRALWARGKEEWGEWDGEAAGCARVLRAVAAGGAPPAPHSPAAVRWAIGKRHVFLSEGMRQVLERMRRARRAAAAQCIQAAWRRHRARLAGAPRRPRPAPIAGTPPPEPPLPPAHSKCDPALVKRTCSLFGLDLTHVQERPPPLPPSRAYIVSNGVKLGYPQQRTVAADWDEAGVRLRAGDTVLALGAAPRGHVTVQVCGRTVPVPHSVLAPPRAPRPAPPPPPAPA, encoded by the exons ACGCATCATCCTCGAACGAAGCGGTGCACCTGCAGCGACGGCTGCTAAGCCTCAGTTCGGAGCTGGTGACGCTCCGTAACCATTTGCACGTGGGCGGGGCGGCAGGTGCGGCAGGTGCGGCGGGTGCGGCCGGTGCGGCAGGGGCCGCTGGAGCGGCCGGCGCGGGGGGTGCGGCGAGTAGCGGGCAACCGGCGgttccgccgcgcgcgccgctgCTGCTGCCGCCGCCCGCACCCGCGCCGCCGCATCAATCTCATCCACCGCCACCTCCACCCG AAGCAAGATGGCGCAGCGCGGCGGGTCCGGCGGGTCCGGTGGGTCCGGCGGGtccggcgggcggcgcggcgccgaGCGCGCCCGCCGGCTGCGACGTCGACGACCTCATACACCTGCGCGGGCCCCTCACTGAGGACGCGCTGGTCCGGGCCCTGCAGACTAGGTTCTACcataataagttttat ACATCAGTGGGACCAATAGTAGTGGCGATGAACGCCTACACGGACGCATCCAATGCGTTGACGccgggcgcggcgcgcgcgcagcgGCCCGAGCTGGCGCGGCTCGTGCACGACGCCGTGCGCCACCAGGCCGACACGGGCTGCCCGCAGGCCATCATTCTATCGG GCGTGTCCGGGTCGGGCAAGACGTACGCGTCGATGGTGCTGCTGCGGCGGCTGTTCGACGTGGCGGGCGGCGGGCCCGAGACGGACGCGTTCAAGCACCTCGCCGCCGCCTTCACCGTGCTGCGCTCGCTCGGCACGGCCGCCACGCACGCCAACTCGCACTCCAGCCGCATT GGTCACTTCATAGAGGTGCAAGTGACAGACGGCGCGCTGTACCGCACGAAGATCCACTGCTACTTCCTGGACCAGACGCGCGTGGTGCGGCCGCCGGCGGGCGAGCGCAACTACCACATCTTCTACCAGATGCTGGCCGGCCTCTCGGCGGACGAGCGCTCGCAGCTGCACCTCGACGGCTACTCGCCGCAGGACTTACG GTATCTGTCATCGTCAGTGTCGCGTCGCGCAGACGCGGACGACTCGGCACGCTTCCAGGCGTGGAAAAGCTGCCTGGGCGTGCTCGGCATTCCCTTCCTGGACGTGGTGCGCGTGCTCGCCGCCGTGCTGCTGCTCGGCAACGTCACCTTCACCGACACCGCCGATGGCACCGCTGAACCCAGTGGAGAG GCGGAGCtggcggcggcgggcgcgctgCTGGGTGTGGGCGCGGCGGCGCTGGTGCGCGGGCTGGGCacgcgcggcgcggcgcgcgggcGGGCGCTGGTGCGCGCGCCGGccagcgccgccgccgccgccgcggcGCGCGACGCGCTCGCCAAGGCGCTGTACTGCCGCACCGTCGCCACCATCGTGCGCCGCGCCAACTCGCTCAAGCGGCTCGGCTCCACGCTCGGGACCCTCTCCTCCGACTCCAATGAATCG GTGCACCAAGACGCAGCCTCCCGGCGCGCGTCCACGGCGGGCAGCGGCGCGCGGGGCCGCGCGGGCGCGCGCTCGATGGCGGCGCTCAACGACGCGGTGCGCCACGCAACGGACGGCTTCGTGGGCATCCTGGACATGTTCGGCTTCGAGGACGCCGCGCCCAGCCGCCTCGAGCACTTGTGCGCCAACCTGTGCGCAGAGACCATGCAACACTTCTACAACACTCACGTGTTTAAG TCTTCAGCGGAGTCGTGTCGCGAGGAGGGGGTGTCGGGCGCTCTGGAGGTGGAGTACGTGGACAACGTTCCGTGCATCGACCTGGTGTCGTCGCTGCGCACCGGCCTGCTCGCCGCGCTCGACGCCGAGTGCGCGGCGCGCGGCTCGCCCGAACAGTACGTCGCGAGGATCAAGACTGCACATAG AGGGCACCCGCGTCTCGGCGAGGCGCGGCCGCCGCACCCGCGCCGCTTCGCCGTGCGccactacgcgggcgaagtgACGTACGACGCGACGGACTTCCTCGACGCCAACCGCGACTCCGTGCCCGACGATCTGCTAGCTGCGTTTGATACGAGAGCTTGCGAATTTGGCTTTGCGACACATCTGTTCGGAGCTGAGCTCAAG gCATTATCAGCAGCGGGCGGTCCGTCCGGGGCGCAGTTCCGCGCGTCGCCCACGGCGGCGGGCGCAAGCGCGGCGCCCCCGCCCGGCGCCCCGCTGTCCGGCGCCTCCACGCTCACGCAGGACTTCCACACGCGGCTCGACAACCTGCTGCGCACGCTGGTGCACGCGCGACCGCACTTCGTGAGGTGCTTGCGGGCCAACGCCACTGAGGCGCCGATGTTGTTCGATAGATCTACTGTCGCTACGCAG GTGCGAGCTCTGCAAATCCTGGAGACGGTGCAGCTAATGGCGAACGGGTACCCGCACCGCATGCGGTTCCGCGCGTTCGGCGGCCGCTACCGGGCGCTGTGGGCGCGCGGCAAGGAGGAGTGGGGCGAGTGGGACGGCGAGGCGGCGGGCTGCGCGCGCGTGCTGCGCGCCGTGGCCGCCGGcggcgcgccgcccgcgccgcactCGCCCGCCGCCGTGCGCTGGGCCATCGGCAAGCGCCACGTCTTCCTCAGCGAGGGGATGAGACAG GTGTTGGAGCGCATGCGAcgcgcgcggcgcgcggcggcggcgcagTGCATCCAGGCGGCGTGGCGGCGGCACCGCGCGCGGCTGGCgggcgcgccgcgccgcccgcgccccgcgcccatCGCCGGCACGCCGCCGCCCGAGCCGCCGCTGCCGCCCGCGCACTCCAAGTGCGACCCCGCGCTCGTTAAGCGCACCTGCTCACTCTTCGGACTCGACTTG ACGCATGTGCAGGAACGGCCGCCGCCGCTGCCGCCGTCGCGCGCCTACATAGTGTCGAACGGCGTGAAGCTCGGCTACCCGCAGCAACGCACCGTGGCGGCCGACTGGGACGAGGCGGGCGTGCGCCTGCGCGCCGGCGACACCGTGCTGGCGCtcggcgccgcgccgcgcggACACGTCACCGTGCAG GTGTGCGGGCGCACGGTGCCGGTGCCGCACAGCGTGCTggcgccgccgcgcgcgccccgccccgcgccgccgccgccgcccgcaCCCGCTTAG
- the LOC119828362 gene encoding unconventional myosin-IXb isoform X5, whose translation MATLGLSKVFILDKYFTELQKFWETEKKLQDASSSNEAVHLQRRLLSLSSELVTLRNHLHVGGAAGAAGAAGAAGAAGAAGAAGAGGAASSGQPAVPPRAPLLLPPPAPAPPHQSHPPPPPPEARWRSAAGPAGPVGPAGPAGGAAPSAPAGCDVDDLIHLRGPLTEDALVRALQTRFYHNKFYTSVGPIVVAMNAYTDASNALTPGAARAQRPELARLVHDAVRHQADTGCPQAIILSGVSGSGKTYASMVLLRRLFDVAGGGPETDAFKHLAAAFTVLRSLGTAATHANSHSSRIGHFIEVQVTDGALYRTKIHCYFLDQTRVVRPPAGERNYHIFYQMLAGLSADERSQLHLDGYSPQDLRYLSSSVSRRADADDSARFQAWKSCLGVLGIPFLDVVRVLAAVLLLGNVTFTDTADGTAEPSGEAELAAAGALLGVGAAALVRGLGTRGAARGRALVRAPASAAAAAAARDALAKALYCRTVATIVRRANSLKRLGSTLGTLSSDSNESVHQDAASRRASTAGSGARGRAGARSMAALNDAVRHATDGFVGILDMFGFEDAAPSRLEHLCANLCAETMQHFYNTHVFKSSAESCREEGVSGALEVEYVDNVPCIDLVSSLRTGLLAALDAECAARGSPEQYVARIKTAHRGHPRLGEARPPHPRRFAVRHYAGEVTYDATDFLDANRDSVPDDLLAAFDTRACEFGFATHLFGAELKALSAAGGPSGAQFRASPTAAGASAAPPPGAPLSGASTLTQDFHTRLDNLLRTLVHARPHFVRCLRANATEAPMLFDRSTVATQVRALQILETVQLMANGYPHRMRFRAFGGRYRALWARGKEEWGEWDGEAAGCARVLRAVAAGGAPPAPHSPAAVRWAIGKRHVFLSEGMRQVLERMRRARRAAAAQCIQAAWRRHRARLAGAPRRPRPAPIAGTPPPEPPLPPAHSKCDPALVKRTCSLFGLDLTHVQERPPPLPPSRAYIVSNGVKLGYPQQRTVAADWDEAGVRLRAGDTVLALGAAPRGHVTVQVCGRTVPVPHSVLAPPRAPRPAPPPPPAPA comes from the exons ATGGCCACGCTCGGCCTCTCCAAGGTGTTCATTCTGGACAAATACTTCACCGAGTTGCAAAAATTCTGGGAGACGGAGAAGAAGCTGCAAG ACGCATCATCCTCGAACGAAGCGGTGCACCTGCAGCGACGGCTGCTAAGCCTCAGTTCGGAGCTGGTGACGCTCCGTAACCATTTGCACGTGGGCGGGGCGGCAGGTGCGGCAGGTGCGGCGGGTGCGGCCGGTGCGGCAGGGGCCGCTGGAGCGGCCGGCGCGGGGGGTGCGGCGAGTAGCGGGCAACCGGCGgttccgccgcgcgcgccgctgCTGCTGCCGCCGCCCGCACCCGCGCCGCCGCATCAATCTCATCCACCGCCACCTCCACCCG AAGCAAGATGGCGCAGCGCGGCGGGTCCGGCGGGTCCGGTGGGTCCGGCGGGtccggcgggcggcgcggcgccgaGCGCGCCCGCCGGCTGCGACGTCGACGACCTCATACACCTGCGCGGGCCCCTCACTGAGGACGCGCTGGTCCGGGCCCTGCAGACTAGGTTCTACcataataagttttat ACATCAGTGGGACCAATAGTAGTGGCGATGAACGCCTACACGGACGCATCCAATGCGTTGACGccgggcgcggcgcgcgcgcagcgGCCCGAGCTGGCGCGGCTCGTGCACGACGCCGTGCGCCACCAGGCCGACACGGGCTGCCCGCAGGCCATCATTCTATCGG GCGTGTCCGGGTCGGGCAAGACGTACGCGTCGATGGTGCTGCTGCGGCGGCTGTTCGACGTGGCGGGCGGCGGGCCCGAGACGGACGCGTTCAAGCACCTCGCCGCCGCCTTCACCGTGCTGCGCTCGCTCGGCACGGCCGCCACGCACGCCAACTCGCACTCCAGCCGCATT GGTCACTTCATAGAGGTGCAAGTGACAGACGGCGCGCTGTACCGCACGAAGATCCACTGCTACTTCCTGGACCAGACGCGCGTGGTGCGGCCGCCGGCGGGCGAGCGCAACTACCACATCTTCTACCAGATGCTGGCCGGCCTCTCGGCGGACGAGCGCTCGCAGCTGCACCTCGACGGCTACTCGCCGCAGGACTTACG GTATCTGTCATCGTCAGTGTCGCGTCGCGCAGACGCGGACGACTCGGCACGCTTCCAGGCGTGGAAAAGCTGCCTGGGCGTGCTCGGCATTCCCTTCCTGGACGTGGTGCGCGTGCTCGCCGCCGTGCTGCTGCTCGGCAACGTCACCTTCACCGACACCGCCGATGGCACCGCTGAACCCAGTGGAGAG GCGGAGCtggcggcggcgggcgcgctgCTGGGTGTGGGCGCGGCGGCGCTGGTGCGCGGGCTGGGCacgcgcggcgcggcgcgcgggcGGGCGCTGGTGCGCGCGCCGGccagcgccgccgccgccgccgcggcGCGCGACGCGCTCGCCAAGGCGCTGTACTGCCGCACCGTCGCCACCATCGTGCGCCGCGCCAACTCGCTCAAGCGGCTCGGCTCCACGCTCGGGACCCTCTCCTCCGACTCCAATGAATCG GTGCACCAAGACGCAGCCTCCCGGCGCGCGTCCACGGCGGGCAGCGGCGCGCGGGGCCGCGCGGGCGCGCGCTCGATGGCGGCGCTCAACGACGCGGTGCGCCACGCAACGGACGGCTTCGTGGGCATCCTGGACATGTTCGGCTTCGAGGACGCCGCGCCCAGCCGCCTCGAGCACTTGTGCGCCAACCTGTGCGCAGAGACCATGCAACACTTCTACAACACTCACGTGTTTAAG TCTTCAGCGGAGTCGTGTCGCGAGGAGGGGGTGTCGGGCGCTCTGGAGGTGGAGTACGTGGACAACGTTCCGTGCATCGACCTGGTGTCGTCGCTGCGCACCGGCCTGCTCGCCGCGCTCGACGCCGAGTGCGCGGCGCGCGGCTCGCCCGAACAGTACGTCGCGAGGATCAAGACTGCACATAG AGGGCACCCGCGTCTCGGCGAGGCGCGGCCGCCGCACCCGCGCCGCTTCGCCGTGCGccactacgcgggcgaagtgACGTACGACGCGACGGACTTCCTCGACGCCAACCGCGACTCCGTGCCCGACGATCTGCTAGCTGCGTTTGATACGAGAGCTTGCGAATTTGGCTTTGCGACACATCTGTTCGGAGCTGAGCTCAAG gCATTATCAGCAGCGGGCGGTCCGTCCGGGGCGCAGTTCCGCGCGTCGCCCACGGCGGCGGGCGCAAGCGCGGCGCCCCCGCCCGGCGCCCCGCTGTCCGGCGCCTCCACGCTCACGCAGGACTTCCACACGCGGCTCGACAACCTGCTGCGCACGCTGGTGCACGCGCGACCGCACTTCGTGAGGTGCTTGCGGGCCAACGCCACTGAGGCGCCGATGTTGTTCGATAGATCTACTGTCGCTACGCAG GTGCGAGCTCTGCAAATCCTGGAGACGGTGCAGCTAATGGCGAACGGGTACCCGCACCGCATGCGGTTCCGCGCGTTCGGCGGCCGCTACCGGGCGCTGTGGGCGCGCGGCAAGGAGGAGTGGGGCGAGTGGGACGGCGAGGCGGCGGGCTGCGCGCGCGTGCTGCGCGCCGTGGCCGCCGGcggcgcgccgcccgcgccgcactCGCCCGCCGCCGTGCGCTGGGCCATCGGCAAGCGCCACGTCTTCCTCAGCGAGGGGATGAGACAG GTGTTGGAGCGCATGCGAcgcgcgcggcgcgcggcggcggcgcagTGCATCCAGGCGGCGTGGCGGCGGCACCGCGCGCGGCTGGCgggcgcgccgcgccgcccgcgccccgcgcccatCGCCGGCACGCCGCCGCCCGAGCCGCCGCTGCCGCCCGCGCACTCCAAGTGCGACCCCGCGCTCGTTAAGCGCACCTGCTCACTCTTCGGACTCGACTTG ACGCATGTGCAGGAACGGCCGCCGCCGCTGCCGCCGTCGCGCGCCTACATAGTGTCGAACGGCGTGAAGCTCGGCTACCCGCAGCAACGCACCGTGGCGGCCGACTGGGACGAGGCGGGCGTGCGCCTGCGCGCCGGCGACACCGTGCTGGCGCtcggcgccgcgccgcgcggACACGTCACCGTGCAG GTGTGCGGGCGCACGGTGCCGGTGCCGCACAGCGTGCTggcgccgccgcgcgcgccccgccccgcgccgccgccgccgcccgcaCCCGCTTAG